CATTCATTTCAAGTTTTCAGCACAATTTGAGATTGAATAGTAAGTATTTCAGTTAATTATAAACTTCAAATGAAGTTCAAGAATATGAAGTCCCAAGCAAAGTTCAGTGCTAATGTAAATGGGAAGGAACACGGAACGATCTCATCATATCACAAGCAGCTAATGTCCAATTGCCAAGCCCACAGTGTGAGTCATTGCAAGTGGCAAATATAGCCATTGAATTTCAGTAGATTATCTGATTAAATATAGTTTAATCCAAATCTAATAACTGAAATCAACATCAGAAAGAGTTCACCCAATGCATGCACCATCTCTGTGATAATTCCTAATGTAGAAGTTTCAACTATTTTGGCAGCATTGCACGTCACCTGATCACtcaagtatgtgtgagtgtgactacACAGATGCGTGTGTCTGCATGTAAGTGTGTGTCCATATGTTGTGGAAGTTATCTAACTGAACAAATATTATCCTAAACTGAGACTTGGGTGGATTGGCAAATTTCAAGCATGAAAAATATTGGCGTATGCGATAGTATCACACGGCTGAGCTTTTTGTACGTTTTATGAAGTATGATGACATAATGTGATATCAAACATGTTCCACCATATCACTCTGATCATGGTTGAACAGCTTCCAAAAGTGCATAGCCCATGACGAAGCATAGTTACAGTCTACTGCAGGAAATTCAAGGCAGGAACTCTCTAACATTCTAAAATGCTGCATCCGCCTCCAGAATGCTGTCTCGGATCGCTTCCAGTGCCAAAACAGGCGGCATAATATTTATCATTTTGTGTGTTTGTAGCAAGATTTACATAATGCATAACAAAAAACGTAAATGGGTTGACTTGGTGCAACAATCTTTGTGGCTAATCACTGGTCTGACCTGGGTAAGCCTTTTAAATCAAAATTTCAACTGGTTTTCCATTTGTAAGATCAGCTTGGGAGGGTGGGCAGAAAGTAATGCTGGTGGGAGAGATAACTACTGCTCTTCCATCTTCTAACTCTAAAAATAATTGTGTCTAAATCCAGGGATACTGTATGAAACTGGAATCCGGCGTATACCAGCATCCACTTCTCTCCTCAGACCAGACGGTCAGAAAAGATCTTGTGTCGAAACAAACTGAACCTAAAAGTTAGGTTGGATGTTTATTCCAAGGTGTCAAACCATTCTTTCTGACAGGCAGACtggctgcatttttaaaaagaaatttccaAACCATAGCTTTATTTGTTGTGCAGATACACTGGTAGTTTATCCAGTGCTGGAGGAAACCATTGAGGAACACCTAGGCTTTGGAGTGGTCCCTTCATGGAATCCATTCCTGAATCGTTCATACGCCACCTTCACGTGCCTCATGCGGCCTGTACCAGTTGTGTTTCTTCTTTTGGCCTTAACACTCAAGTTATACTTCCTCTTTTGGCATGGTAGGCACATATACCGCAGGTCGATACCTGCAGGTGAAATGCTTTAGCCCCACATCACTGGTGAAGACTGTGGGTCTTGTTCTGATTTTTACCAAATGACGATGTTCCCTTCGTTATTGTCATTGCGCGCTCCCTGCATCCTTGTGAGGGAGCGACACTTTTTTACTTTGTTGGGTCCCaagggtggttgggggaggggggggctgaaaATGAGGCTGTGCACAGGACCTCACTAACTCTAAATCTGCCATTGGTCAGTCGGCTATTCTGCCACAGTGTTTGGAAGTGACCTTGCAGCTGACCCTGATAATTGGCTTTCATGATGACCATATGTTTTCTTTCCAGTAGGAGTCACTGAATACCAATTAGGACTGATTTTCAtggtgccccccccgccccccccataaaGTAATTATCATAATCCTGCGATTAATCACTTCAGCATTGACCAGGGAATAACTTTGGGGGCTTTGTTGGTTTGTGAATTGTGGTACCAGACCAAGTAATCAAGAACGTATTTATAGAATTTTGTGCCTTTAAGCATCCAGTTAAATGTAGACCTTGCAGTAGCTCAGGAAGCTTATATTAACATAGTTCTTTAACCAAAGAAAGACCATAGTAATTACATTGACAGGCAAATCTGTAATTAAAGGAATTGCTGTATCACTTAAAGAAAGGAGTGACACCAATAAGTACGAAATGGAAGATCCACCTCTCTTCTGTTATTGGCTATAGTATAGAGCAGGACAGTATTCAGGGCACTGTAATTGGTTTCTTGTGTCTCCAGACCAGGGATCCCACTAATTACTAGCCATGGACCTCTACCTGTGTGATTGAAACATTAAGGATGATTTCTTTTGTGTTTTTTGTTTATTGTTTTGCTAAATATTGAGATGGGCTAGGAATGAAATTGCCAGCTAATCCATTTTGTGAACAAAATGTAGCAGGGTAACTGGTTGAAACTGCAAATGCTTCAATGGTTGCTTTCTTGCAAGTTCTTTGATTTGTATTTCAGTGAATTATTTTGGCTAAATTACTTATTTAAACTTAAGGTAAATGTATGGAAcgatttttttctctttctttggATTGATTTGGTGTTAGCCAGACATTTAATGTGTTATGCACGTGCTTTCTCTCATTACCATTCCAAGATCAATAAAGATATGGAAAGCCATTTGATCCATTTTCAAAAGGCTCATTGACTCGAATGTTGCATTTTTCCTTCAAACGGAACTTTTTTTTAACTAACCACATTTGTAGTCTACAGCTACAGATATAAACATACTGATGGAAGGATCTCCTATCCACTATGCTTTATATTCTTTAGTCCTTTAGGTAAGTGGTCAATTTCTAAAGTTTATCATTTACTTTTTTGTCTGTGCAAGATCTTTTGTCTTaatgatgtgtgggtttcctgtctGTTCCCTCTTCAAACTTTATTGAATATTTTTTTGCTACTTTTTTCTTGTAGATGGCTTTTCTAATCTATGAAGATTGATTTATTAAGATATTTTTGGATACGTTAAAATGTTGCTTCGGATGTTTCTGTTTTCTGGTGATAGCACTAAGTCCTGAAGTAGGATGTGCCTTAATCTTATCACCACTTAAAACCAAAGCTATTACTttgttggagtactgtgtacaattttgtcctccttacttgagaaaagatatactggcactggaggggatgcagaggagattcactaggttgattctgcagttgagagggttggcttatgaggagagactgagtagactgggactatactcattggaattcagaagaatgaggggagatcttatagaaacatataagattatgaagggaatcgataagatagaagcagggaggttatttccactggcaggtgaaactagacctaggggcatggccttaaaataagggggagcagatttagaactgatctgaggagaaacttcttcatccaaagagttgtgaatctgtggaattccctgtccaatgaagcagttgaggctacctcattgaatgtttttaagacaaggatagagaaattttggaacagtaaaggaattcagggttatggtgagtgggcgggtaagtggagctgagtccatgaaaagatcagccatgatattattggatgccggagcaggctcgagggcccagttggccgactcctgttcctagttcttatgtttgtcCCTTGTTTCTATATAAATCTATCACAAAAGTCATTTACATTTTTGAATAATTCTGAATACAACATGCTGAAATGCGTTTACATAGAATGCTAATCTTACTCGTGATTAGGATGAAAAGATTGCTGCACCTGCAGTATATGTGTTCTTACAAGTAAAATAACGTTCCATTGGCATCAAAGCCATAATTATCCTAGTGGACGAAACTCTGTGCTGCACTAGCTATTGCTTCTCAAATTGTTGGTTTGGAATTTTTTGTTCACATGGGATGTGAGATTCACTGGCAAGCCCAGcatttgcccatccccagttgtccttgGGAAGTGAAAgcattccaggtttttgacctagcagcagtgaaggaatagtATCAAGTCGAgttgaacttgcaggtggcagtgttcctGCATTGTGTGCTGTCCTTGACCTtctagtttggaaggtgctgttgaaggaggcttgcaTTGTAACTTAAATGCAGTGCTCATATTATCATATACAGTTTTTACCCTTCTCTGAAAGTTGTCTAAATTGGATTGGAAATACTGCAACATAAGACGCAGGACCCAGACAAGACCAATTCCTAATACCCTGGGATGATCTGTGAAGAATTGCTGATTACCAAACCCTTTCTAAGTAGTAAGAAATTCATGTAATTCAACAGTTCTTGTGGTCATTTCTTACAAATGGTACTTTTTGTCTTCCACAAACAGAATGCAGTCCAGGTgctgtgggtcaactcacagcacacggactacagcgattcaagaaggcagctcacccccatcTTCTCAGGGGAAAcacgggatgggcaattaatgctggccagtcagccacGTCCATGACCaacgaaagaatttaaaaaaaaacaatgtacTTGTTTCCACTAAATGAGGATTGATCTCCCATTCTTGTAGAGAGTAGAAGCCATAGCAAAACTATTCCATTGATGAGCTGAAATGTTAGTGTCAGCATTTGGTGATTTAGCTAATCAGATTTATTTCTGATGCAATTTTTTTTGATTATAAGATCAGTTATTTGTAGTTTATAATGGCTTTCTGTGGGTTTTGATTTTAGGGTGCAAGCCTGAACAGCAGATGATTTATGCTGGTAGCAAAATTGGGTTGGTGGATGTAGCAGAATTTACCAAGGTGAGTGTTTGTTTTAAACAGAGTCTATATATACAACCGTCATTTTATAATCCAATAACTATAAGCTGCCCGTTTTTTATCTTCGTTTCCACATTAAAGTGACTATTcggttggaggtggtggtgggttgagggggtggggaataATTGGGTGAAGATTAAAACAAGTCCTCTTTGCTGAAGGAACTGATTTCAGTCCTTCAGTGTAACTCCCTACCAAGGTCTTTGCAGTCTTTCTCTGATTTTAAAAAGGTCTTCAAATCCTTATCTTTAACCAAGACCGTTTCCAAATTCACTGAGTTCACTTCTATGTAAAGGACTTTAAAATATCTAGTCCAGCCACTTGCCCCTGCCACCAAGTGAGGAACAGTATGGAAATACAAACTTTTTTCCTACAATCTCTCATTTGGCAGGTTTGAACATTTATCTGAGAGTGGGTTAAACTGCTTACTTTCCAATGACTCTGGGTAAATGGTGTAGCAATGGTGTATAATAAGTCCTGGATTCACTTCATTGACTGAGACCAGATAAGGAGATCCCTTAATGAACCTGACCTTTACTTCATTGGGCTAGGAAATAGAAAACACAGCTTGTGAATTTCTTTGCATACTGCTTAATTCTGGTCAAGGTGGGTGAATCCATGAGAAACTATTGTGTTCATATTTAGTGTTTACTTAAGTCTGCAAGGTGGAGAACAGGAGCAATGGTGTTATTTTTAAGATCTCAAATAACTTGAATATTCTGTTTTTCAGTGGAAACAGAATTGCTTTTATATTGCACTGTTATGTTTAATTTGCTTTACAGTAGGATCTTGGAATACTGAAAGCCAATTTAATGAACTCCTTGGCAGCCTATACTCTCCCTTGACTGTTACGACTTGAACAGGAATTCACTCTCGTAGTTTACATCTTTTGTTCTTGTATGCACTGCTCTGTGGATTAGAAGAGGAAGAGATAAATTGACCTTTATCTGATACAAGTGGAGCTTAGGCATGAAGGATGAATTAGGGCAGAAGAGCTACAGCTGATCAAGATGATGCAGAGGCTACTGTGTCAAAATGGAAGCAGAACTACTGCAAAGTGGAAGGAGGGTACGGTACAGTTACCTCACGGTGTGCATGTGTGCTGAGAAAGCAAGCTCAATATAGTAGTGTGCTTTACACATGAAGAGAAGGGACTTGTCCTTAAATGTTCTATCCTAGAGGATTTCAAATAGACGTCTAGATTTCACAGCCTGTTCAAGTTGGCTGGATACAAAATATCCCTTGATTGGGCAGCTGTTATCTAAGTTCAACATTGcattctgtttaaaaaaaattaatctaTTTTTCAAACAACCATAACATTATGTATTCTGGATTAGCATATAGTAGAATAGGTTGAGCAAGATGCTTGGTGCATGTGCAGGTGTGTTATAGCAAAGACCATCTCCATACCACCCCACTCCTATGTAACAGCACTTAAGTTTCTGTTAGTGGTCTTGGGAAACACATCAGGCGCTTCATTCTCTCGGAGCTTAACTTCAACTGTTCTGGTCAGCCTATTCTAAATCTTGGATAATTGTCCAGTTGGTCAGAATGGACAGTGAATATCTTTATCACTCGTGCTTGTTTTGTTGCAATTTATAGAACAGGATGTGTGATGTAAATGCCAGCTGTCGTTCTTGACTTTGGGAATGGAAGCAAACTGTAAAACAAAATGAGGAATCAACACTGGGCAAAATGCCTATGGGCACTTCCTGCACTTGTTGAGTTAAAATCCATAATGGCATAAGTGTAGATTAATTCAAAGCTGCAAGCACTTCCTGGTGCAAAGAGTTAGATGAAGGCCGAAGAGTACATTCGTTTCTAAACAGCTGTTGAAACTGCTGGTCAGGTATGATTGGTATAAATTGAAAAGTGACCTTGGATATAATCTGATTTTGCCCAGGTTTCTAAATGGTTTAACCATCCTTAAATATGTGAAACAATTTTTTGTACTCCTATGAGCCTGAGCCATTGGCATCAATCATGTTCCAGTGAAGGATGCCCAACTATAATTGAGATTCTGTCTGCTTTTGCTTCCTCAAAGTCTGGGGACATTGCTGCTGAAGTTTAAAGTATAATGCAGTTTCAGAACTCGCATTATTGAATAAGATTTTAATTTCTCTAGACCAGTTTTTCCTgaatgaaataaatttctgtaGCTAAACAGACGCTAATGTTGCCTTTGCTCATTAAATGATACTGTGCTATGCTATTGGGTTCCCTCACTTATCAATAATTCAAACTTAATTTGTTGCAATTCGGAGATAAAGAAGGAATTGAATTAGTGATTAAGCATGTATTTTTCTTTCAGGTGTTTGAAATTAGGAATACGGAAGACTTTAGTGAAGAATGGCTCTGCAAAAAATTGGGATTTTTCCGTTAGAGGATGTGGCTGACTTGTGTTTTGCTTTGTATGGATTAATAACACAAGCTTGAAATTTAATATTTACTTCACATAAACTGGAAAATTAAGTGATTTTTATACGTTGTGTTTCAGGCTGTAATGGGTTTACTCACTGTGAAAATTATCTCTTAAACATCTAATCTTTTTTGCTTTTTTGTGTGTCAGAAAAATAAAAGCAGGCCAGGTTCTGCTGAGGCATTTGGAAAGAGCAGTGCTTTGACCTCTGATTCAAGCACAGGGCATCAAAATTTCTCTTAGTTGGTTAAAGCTCATAAATTAATATTTGGCCGTAACCCCTAGTTTGATATTTAACATTacttttctttttgctcttgaGTAGGAAAACCCAATTAAATGGTGGATGATTATTCTTGAGTTAATTTTGAAGGGGGCCTTTTGCATTGCCTACTGAAAGTAATCCAAAATTTTCTGCTGTTGCTTTAAAACTGAAGAATGCGACCCTTTTGCCCTGGCACGATTTTGTATATATCTTATCATTTTTGTCTTGGGAATTTGTTTTGATTCTTTGCTTAACTTTGCATGCCAATTCACACTAGCTGGTTTTCAATGTCTGACTCCTTTCACAAAGGTCAATGAACGTTTGAGAAGCCCAATTTATCTGTATAATATTTACATAAATTGACCAAACGATAATAGCATTTGTTGATCATATTTTACTTTTTAGTTGGGTTCAATTTAGAGTGCTGTTAAGGAATTTTGCTGGAAAATAAAAGGTCCCTTCAGAATATGGGTCTAATTCTGGAACGTATAATTGAAAATGTGAAGTGTGTTCTGGTTATCTTAGACTAAGATGCATGCTGCCAGgaacaaaaataaacatttttaaccTTAAATAGTTTGGGCTACTTTTTTTGCACTTATTCAGATCATTCATATTGCAAGCTTCCAATCCTCTGCTCTTTTTTGAATCCATTTTTAAACTTGAGTTTTCTTCCTTGAGTAATTTGAGATATTCTGCTCCCTATTAATATTTGTATAAACTACTCCGTAAAGCCAAATCATAGTTCCCGGAAGATCCTGTATTTTGAATGTCTGTTTAATCAGACGAACTATAACTTTTTGAATACTTTCAAAATTTTCTCCCTCCTGTATCAAAGAGAGCAAATGGTCTACTATTGTACCACTTACAAAAGCAGTGTAGGTATCATTGAAATGCACTTGTGCTTGCTTTCTCCTCCATGTCCTGACTTTCTTTATGATGGTATAGGTCAGCCTTGAAACAAACCTGTTATTACTATGGTCTTCAAATTAATCCACTTCCACCACTAGGAATTCTTCCAAAATTAATCTGGATTTTAATTGGAAACTAAAAATCCAAATAACATCTTAATTTGGATAGGCTGGACTCCACCAAATAAATATTTAGGTACATAAAGTCGAAATGCCATTTGTTACAAATGGTTTAAATTTTAATGTTTTCAGTGCTTGGAGTTAGGCATGCAGTAGGTATTTGA
This Mustelus asterias chromosome 18, sMusAst1.hap1.1, whole genome shotgun sequence DNA region includes the following protein-coding sequences:
- the gmfb gene encoding glia maturation factor beta, producing the protein MSCPVSLCGVDQQLLEKLKKFRFRKETTNAALIMKIDQEQHMVILDEEHEDISPEELKNELPEHQPRFVVYSYRYKHTDGRISYPLCFIFFSPLGCKPEQQMIYAGSKIGLVDVAEFTKVFEIRNTEDFSEEWLCKKLGFFR